In a genomic window of Telopea speciosissima isolate NSW1024214 ecotype Mountain lineage chromosome 5, Tspe_v1, whole genome shotgun sequence:
- the LOC122661399 gene encoding L-type lectin-domain containing receptor kinase IV.1-like codes for MSLDGLAQITNNGILMLANTTNQQVGHAFYPHPLHFRNSSTGDALSFSTTFVFALWKSTRFGGPAMAFVISPSKEFPGALPGNYVGLFNTTNIGNSSNHLIAIELDCLKNTEFNDIDGNHVGIDINDLKSLQSAPASYFSDKENGYVNLTLTSGQPLQLWVDYSGAEKQLNVTLAPINIPRPTIPLFSLKIDLSQIILDPMYVGFSSATYALPVSHYVLGWSFKLNGGEAREINLSQLPKLPHQKGHKTRSRLIIVAFSVIGATLVFVSIFFLILFIVKRKNKFAEVLEDWELDYEPHRFKYKDLYIATKGFKDKELLGTGGFGRVYKGVLPTTKTEVAVKRVSHTSKQGEREFIAEIVSIGKLRHRSIVTLLGYCRRKGELLLVYDFMPNGSLDKFIFDQTTTKTLSWCQRFRIIKNVAAALFYLHEEWEQVVVHRDVKSSNVLLDKDLNGRLGDFGLARLYDHGTDPQTTHVVGTLGYLAPEFCRTGKTNPSVDVFAFGAFLLEVACGRKPIETEASEECIVLVDWVISCWSKGTILEAVDPKLRMNYEVEEMELVLKLGLLCSHPIPTERPHMRQVLRYLDGEVSLPELTPIGLRTAIDGTSFGLSKGFSDVSGWSYLRSGYHRLQNLSL; via the coding sequence GTGGGTCATGCTTTCTACCCTCATCCCCTTCACTTCAGAAATTCATCTACCGGTGATGCTTTATCCTTCTCTACTACTTTTGTATTTGCCTTATGGAAATCAACAAGATTTGGTGGCCCTGCAATGGCGTTCGTGATTTCACCCTCAAAAGAATTCCCAGGTGCTTTGCCAGGCAATTATGTTGGTCTCTTCAACACCACCAACATCGGCAATTCATCCAACCATCTCATCGCAATCGAGCTGGATTGCCTCAAAAACACAGAGTTCAATGACATTGATGGAAACCATGTTGGTATCGATATCAATGACTTGAAATCTCTTCAATCTGCACCTGCATCTTACTTTAGTGATAAAGAGAACGGGTATGTGAACCTAACCCTCACGAGTGGACAGCCCTTGCAACTCTGGGTGGATTATTCTGGTGCAGAGAAGCAACTCAATGTGACTTTAGCTCCTATTAACATCCCTAGACCAACAATCCCACTTTTCTCCTTGAAAATTGATCTTTCTCAGATCATTTTGGATCCCATGTATGTGGGCTTCTCCTCAGCTACATACGCCTTGCCAGTATCCCATTATGTTTTGGGATGGAGTTTTAAATTGAATGGTGGAGAAGCAAGAGAAATCAATCTCTCCCAACTTCCTAAGCTTCCTCATCAAAAAGGACATAAAACGAGATCTAGGCTTATTATTGTTGCATTTTCTGTGATTGGTGCTACTTTAGTGTttgtctccatcttcttcctcatcctaTTTATAGTGAAAAGGAAGAACAAGTTTGCCGAAGTGCTCGAAGATTGGGAACTCGATTATGAACCTCACAGGTTCAAATATAAAGATCTATACATCGCCACCAAAGGGTTCAAGGACAAGGAGCTTCTTGGAACTGGTGGATTTGGTAGAGTCTACAAAGGTGTATTGCCCACAACCAAGACAGAGGTTGCAGTGAAGCGAGTCTCCCACACATCAAAACAAGGGGAGAGAGAATTCATTGCTGAGATCGTCAGCATCGGTAAATTGAGGCATCGGAGCATAGTGACACTGTTGGGCTATTGCCGTCGCAAGGGAGAGCTCCTACTAGTCTACGATTTCATGCCCAATGGGAGTCTTGACAAATTCATTTTTGATCAAACAACAACAAAGACACTGAGTTGGTGTCAAAGATTTCGAATCATCAAAAACGTTGCAGCGGCGTTGTTTTATTTGCACGAAGAATGGGAACAAGTTGTGGTTCATAGAGATGTAAAGTCCAGTAATGTCTTATTAGACAAGGATCTCAACGGAAGATTAGGAGACTTTGGACTTGCAAGATTATATGATCATGGAACTGACCCTCAAACAACCCATGTAGTAGGAACACTTGGTTATCTTGCACCTGAATTTTGTAGAACTGGGAAAACAAATCCAAGTGTGGATGTGTTTGCATTTGGGGCTTTTTTGCTTGAAGTTGCTTGTGGTAGGAAACCCATAGAAACAGAAGCATCTGAAGAGTGTATAGTGCTGGTGGATTGGGTGATCTCGTGTTGGAgtaagggcaccattcttgaaGCTGTTGATCCCAAATTGAGGATGAATTATGAAGTGGAAGAAATGGAGTTGGTGTTAAAACTTGGATTGCTTTGCTCTCACCCCATTCCAACTGAAAGGCCACATATGAGACAAGTCCTGCGCTATTTGGATGGGGAGGTTTCTCTGCCAGAGCTGACGCCGATTGGTCTAAGAACAGCCATTGATGGCACATCTTTTGGTCTTTCAAAAGGTTTTTCTGATGTCTCTGGTTGGAGTTATCTTAGGAGCGGTTATCATCGGTTGCAGAATCTGTCTCTCTAA